Within Primulina tabacum isolate GXHZ01 chromosome 5, ASM2559414v2, whole genome shotgun sequence, the genomic segment AGTGAAATATTAAAATACAATCTTTTTAAAAGAGGCAAAGTATtccaactttttttttaaaaaacagttTTAAACTAGTACACAAATTATAAAAGCGTTTATAAGTTGTTTTAATGCTTATAAGTTCTGTCAAACACTTTCTTAGTAGTTTCAcgcataaaaaaatatcaaaacaaaaaattaagTTATTATATGAAAATCAAACTCGGACAAGTTATAAAattaaaactcaaaataagtCAACTTACTGgactaaaattgtaatttttttaaaaaaaattggaattaCTTAATTGAAATTTAAGCAAATGctctaatattttcaaaattagtaCAAAGAAAAAAGACtaaaaaatttggaaaatgGAAAAGAAGTTGAAAGAGTTTAGTGGGAGAAAAAACTGAATTGCGGTTTGTAAGAGTAGGAGGAGGAAATATGTAGTTTTTTCATTACCATTTGCCCCTTTAAATATGTAACCTTCGTGGAggtgtttgagatatttttgtAGAATTACGTAATCAAGTTGGACAAAAAATTAGTAAAAGATATATATTATtaccataatttatttttaattcaattcaaTTTTAGTTGTTTTCAGACGTCAAATAGTTTGAATAaaacaaaatgaattaaatcgtGAATTAATtcgattatttaaaaaaaaaataaatcgaatcggctcaaaatttaaaattcaacgTTCCTTGAGACCCCAAGATATTCAGTTTGAGTTCCTTTTACGTGGCTTATTCAGTTATATAAAATTCCTATCGAAAGTGATTAAAATTTAATGTCACTACACTaaagcaaaaacttatgtgagacgatctcacgggtcgtattttatgagacgaatctcttatttgggtcattgatgaaaatgtattatttttatggtaagagtattactttttattttaaatatcggtagagttgacccgtctcacatataaagattcgtgagatcgtatcACAAGATACTTATTCTACTACTAAAACCCAACTGGCCTGATTACTACTACCTTGAATGTTTTATGCTTGTTTTATGGATATATATCAACAAATCAAGAatcaaaatgaaaatgaaaattacatTATTGTTTGAACCACAATATTCATTTTTGTTTCATTATGATtttttggtatgctgtatcgattACGATGAATGAGTCGAGACAGAGGTTAGATGGCCTTGCTGGATTAATGATTCAACACAATCATCAAACATCTCTTGAATTGATCTGAACTTCACTCCTAAACCCTTCAGTTTCGACACGTTGAAGTCATAGTAAGGTCTGTCCAATTTCTCAAACCTGCAAAAAGAAAAGGCTGCAACATCTTATTCAACATGGATTCAATGATATTTGTTGGTGACTGGGGGATTCTTACCTTTTGGGAATGGGTAGTGCAGGATAGCGTGCTGATAGAATTGAAGCCAATTCATTGTTGTCCAGAACGGCTGAGCTGCAAAGATACCGCCCTTTCGCGTTCTCATTCTCAAACACAACAATATGGCTCGACGCAACGTCATCTATGTGAACATATCCCATTCTTCCATACCACTGAAACTTCTCTGATTCCCCTGGTGTGTGTTTTTATTGGAGACGAGCAAAAAAACTAGAAGTCAGTTACTCGGAAGTTGGAAGTCAGTTTTGTTCCACTCATGATAATCTTAATCATGTATTACCTCTGAGCAAGCCAAGTACATCAGCTGAAGTAGAACAAAGAACTGGGGGTAAACAGGGTCCAATCACAAACGAAGGCAGAACAGTCACCAGATTGATTTTATTGTTCTCACAGAATTCCCAGGCAGCTTTCTCCGCCAGAGTTTTTGATATTGCATACCAAACCTAGTAGGAACAAACCCAAGAAAAAAGGCGCCCATGTCAGATATACTtacaaagcatatataaaagatATTCCAGGCTGCTACTTATTGGAATACCTTGTGTTTTTCACACAGGTCCACAGAGCTCCAAGATGACTCATCCAATGGCACATCTGGGTCAAAATCTTCTCTTGTCCTCACTGTCGATGAAGATGAGGTCAGAACCACACGCCTCAAAGATGGATTTCTTTTGCACGAGCGTAACACATTGAGAGTGCCATCAATTGCAGGTTTCAATATCTCCGCCTGCCACGAACCAAAATCAACGTTTGTCTAGGGGAGAATATATAGGGTATTAAAATAGGTGGTATATAAAGCATGCCTCTGGATCAGAAGGGTGCCCTAAAACAGGTGATGCAGTATGAAACACTCCAACACAGCCCATGATTGCTTCATCAAAGCTGCCTTCTATCATCAGGTCTCCTCTCACCAGGCAAAGCCTTTCTTTTGCTCCATCCAGCTTCCACAGATGCCCCGCTTTCTTCTCATCTCCTGATTAAGAAATTGTAAGAAACAGACTAAATACtgcaaatataattaaaaaataccACAGGAGCAAAGTTAATCTTTCAATTTTGCAGCTGATTCTACCTGGATCTCTGACTGTTCCAATGACATGATAATCAGATAAAAGGAGGCGCTTGATCAACCATGAGGCTAGAAACCCAGCTGCACCAGTAACACACACTTTACCCTTCACTTCAGGCATCTGATCCAATCTccttttgttttattaaaattgTAGTTATATGATATGAAATTCTGTTTGGGAACCAAATTTATACACCCTTCAAAGCAATGCAAGTACTAGAGATGGTAGGTCATCTGATGTGTGTGTCTcattaattaacaaatataaaaataaaaggcAACAATGTTAGAGTGGTAGTTGTTGGCGTGATATTCTTTTGACTTGGGAAATCAAGAGATAGAAATGGGTGAACCAAATTGCTATGAGAAAATAGTCGAGGCAAGAGTTTGACTTTTTTCCCTTAAAACGATATTGCTCCGCCCCGATGTTCACGGTTGTTGGCAATTCGTTTCCCAAGATACAACGACTACgactttaaaataatagcacTACAAATTTTAAAGCCACACGAACTTGAAAAATTTAGAACGCTATCAATATGGTATGTAAACTTTTTAATTACGAATTCTAAGCGTTAAACTTAAAAATTCAATTCCAAGAGTTTAAATCTTGCAAAACGTAGATTTAAGTGCAAATGCTTAAAAAACTCAAAACTAGAAGACAACTCTCGAATTTAATtccaaagttcgaatttaagcGTATAAGCTTAGAAAATTCAAACTCAAGATTTTatatcttgaaaatttgaactttAAGCGCTAATACTTAAAATTCGCATAAAGAACTAAACTTAGAGAGaaaagagaagaagagaaattgGTGCTTTGAATACAAACGAGGGATGTCCTATTTATAATAGATGAAAAGCTTTCATGAAATGAtgcaccacttcacaacaccaTTTCATAATTGAACCAAAATCATCTTGGCCATTCGGCCAAGACCAAAGAGACGCCACATTCACGAAATCACACGGCCAAATGGTCGTGTGAGGTAGTgtgatttcaataaatttttttaatgttatatATCCTTTCGATTCAATCTTTTCACtcgataaaatttaaattcaattaatttctCATTCACCCTAATTGGTAATCGAAAAATAATTCTATTTCCTacgatttaaattattttatcgattttaaattattacaagaACTGATTTACAGGTATTAAGTAGGCAGAGAAGCCAAAAAGCATGACGATCATCAATGTGCTCAAATTAATGAAACATGACAAAACTGTTACAGAGTTGGTTCTTGTTAAATAAGAATGAATCTCACTATCCAGTTTAACATAAGCTATTCTCTATCACAAGGATACTTTCTGCTACAAAGGAACTGTTAAAAATGGCAAAATCGTCTGCTATGAATCTCTTCGTGCCACAAGACGCAGTGGTAGAAAAATGGCAGATCAAAGTTTCTCTTTGCCACTGTCCAATAAACATAGCCGTATAATCAATTTGTTCGCAGCCGTTTTGCAGATTTACCACTGTGATCTTCAGATACGCCAATTGCTCGGCCATGATCATTTATCAGattgatttaaatttaaacatCCAACCAGGAAAGTCAGATTCCAAGAACAAAGATGTTGGAGTTGATTTGTAAAACGCCAGTGGGACTTGTTTTGACCCTTCTTCGTACCTACAACAAAAATTAAGCTTTAAATAGGATACTGAATTAAGAATGGCAACCAGCAAAAATATAGTGGTTTAAAGAGAGTCGCATTGTAGGTCAAGTGAAGACGAAACAAAATAAAAGATCAAACAGTTTGGATAAAAGTTATCTAAAATGCACACAACATGGGCTACCTATCTTTCTCCTCAAATTTCATAGCATGACATGTATTTCCAAGAACGTGGACATAATCGATAGCATGACATGTATTTCCAAGAAGACTGCGGGAGCCAAGTCCAACCCCTTGAAATTTTGCCACCTCAACAACGTTAATGGAACCCACCACCCATTTGGGCATTCGCCGTCTTTTTTGCTTGTAATCTATCCCAAATAGATGGTCTCTGCGTGAGTGAACGATCGTCAAACGTGTGAGTCTGTCGCTGGGGAAATATGGATAACAGGCGTAGGGTCGAGGAGTTTACGGCGGGGGTACTACGGTCTGTGTGTTGCTGGAGGTATGCTGAGTGCTGGACCAGCCATCTCGCGATAACCCCGCTCGATGTCTTGAAGGTTAACGTGCAGGTATGCCCAGAAAATTGTTCATCCATTCAACTCCCGTAATTGGCTCTTGTGATTTGGATTCTTTAATTTGCTCTCTGTATGTTAGGCGTCTTAAATTTTGTCCATGGCTGTGTGAGCCTCTGTTCTTAGTACTCACTTTGTTTTTCTTCGTGACTTGGCGAAGTCGAGGTGGTTTTTTTGACATTTAACTGCTTACAGGGATGCTGCTTCCAGTTAAGAACCGAATGGAAATAAGATTTcgattttaaatgatatattttatttattttcctaaCAGAGTTttatttgttgatttgattgtgcaAACAAGGATGTTTGTTttattgatgataatatgtGTGCTACCCTACCATCTGGGCATTTTAGGTGTCGGGCCTGACAACTCTGTGCAGAGAAGAAGGTGCCTCTGCTCTTTGGAGAGGTTGGTCTGGGAAATATTTTGGATATGGTTAAAAGGTGGATGCAAATTTGGTCTTTATGAATATTACAAGAAGATTATTTATGAAGATTATTTGATCTCAGTGAATGTGTTCTAGTTATTGAAACAACTTTGTGGAAACTACAAAATGTTGCGAAGAGTTGGTGCAAGTTATTTTTAGCTAACGACTAAAGTGTTCTGTTTGTTAAAAATAACAAACAGATGGTTGGGTGGATAGAATTAATTTGGATGTTTCTTTTggtatttatttagaaaaacattgtgttgtttttctattgattaattatattttaacctttttttattatataacataaatatAGATATATTATTGTGTCGGTTTCATGTGGATTTGAAGAATGACATGGCAATGAATGTTATACACCGACAGTGTtttttaatgataaaaattacttcccaaaaaaaaaaaaaaaaaaaactatgatAACCGGGGCTTGGTTCGATCCGAGttgaatgaaaaaataaaaaaaaaaaccgaccCATGTGatgtaataaaaaattaataaacgaAACCCAACTACCAAGTAaggcaaacaaattaataatcaagaacatgaacaCCGACAAATGTGTCGACCAAAAAACTGAGTATTCTACTCCGTTTGCGTACATTGATACGAACACCATGAAATTAGCTAAGATTACCACAAAACAATCTTCGTTTTAAGCAACAATAGAATAAGTGGAATCACACCCACAAGACGCCGGTGATATCTATCGATCATACTTGGAAGCTGGAGATGGATTGTGAATGATTTATTATTCTGGCTGGGTGAACAATGTACAGGCATATTATATATGTATGATTTGAAGGGATGATTGATTAGCTGTAGCGCATGGTCTGAGGGAGGCCAACGTCGTCCGAGCGGGAGAGTTTGCGGCGGAGTTGAGAGGTCACCTTGAAGAAGACGTGGCGCCAGCTGCCCTTGTTTTGAAACCCGAGGGTGGCAGTTTCCTCCGCGTTCATCTCCAGATCTGCAGCGAAGGCGGGCTTCCTGGAGAGGATCCATCCCCACCCCCAATCCCACCACTTCCTTATGGAGTCGCCGGCGTTCTCTCCCAAGGAGGAGAGCGACTTGGAGCGGCGGAATGCCCATGCCGCGGCGGCGGGAGGAGAGGGCTGGATCTTGAGGTTGAGGGAGAGGGATAAGAGCCTCCGCCGGATCCCGGGACGGTCCTGCAGGCCTGGCTCCGAGACTGGGAGTGATTGCGAACCCTGCTGCATCATCTTGAACACGGACCTGCAGCTCATCATTGCAGCCCAACAGTTACTGAGGAGAGAATGAATGAATCAAGAGGCTTGGAGGAGTTGGGACAAGACAGCCTGTTTTATTTGGATTCCACACAACACCAACCATGTGTTTACCTTTTAGCTATCaaccatttttaatttaattttattttattttatttactgATTATTAAACATCCTTCCCAGATTTCTTGCTCAATGACAAAAACTTAcgtgaaacgatctcacagatcatattttgtgagacagatctcttatttggattatccatgaaaaaaaattactttttattgtgaatatcgataagattgactcgtctcacagataaaaaatcgtgaaactgtctcacaaaaACATACGTTTACTATAATACACAATATTTTAGTTTTCTCCAACTTAATATCTTAATTCTTCGAAAGTTTTTACGTTACTAAATTTTCACAtcttgattttatgatatatataatataatattattaatttttcttaaccaaaaatatatattttaacaaacatttaaaataaactccaAAAATTCATCAAGCTGTTCTTATCAACTTGCGTTAAATTGGAATGGAGGAAATATATCATTTCAGAAATCTCAACGAGTCTCAATTCGAAGAGCTTAGGGCCTTGAGCTCTTGGGCACATTACGCGCTTTGAACTTTTAATTATGTCtgtccatatatatatacacacaaacacacacacgatTATGACCCTGTCAAAGCAACACTAGTTGGTTTGGAACGTTGCTGGATTCTTTCCGAATAAGGTGattaaacatataaaaaaaatatcatttgaagAATATTGTTACTCCAGGCCACTGGTTCATCTAGACTCGAGGACCACAAGTTACAATAGCCCAAAAAAGCTTCAGAAAACAGTAGGACGACCGTGATTTTGTTTGTCATAAAATTTGGGCAATTTCAGATGCTAGATACATATGTTTCAGGCCAAGTACTGATTAAACTTGATGACGCAATCATAGAGCCGTCCTCCAAGGAACTCAGCAACCTCCGGGTGCTTCACCTGGATTGCAGAGCAAGAAATGAATACATATCCATCAGTAGCAACCGACGTAAATATTCGAAGTAAGTTAACCTTACCATAGCAATTTTCAAGGAATCACATTTAAACTGTGCATAAAGGTTAGTCTCTATTCCACGGCCCTGACCAAAAATATCAAAACAAATATGTGAGGCTCAGAAAAATTAGTCATGTACCAACACTTAACCAAGCAACAAAGAAACACATCTTTAGTTTTCACTTGATCGGACCTCATCATCCCAAAGCACTTCCGCAGTCTAATAGAAGGTGGATAGAACAATGTCTTAAAAAATTAGCAATTTGAATTTATAACTTGGTAAGAACTTACCATCCCTTCCAAAATCACGAGGTCTGCATCACTTGCTAGGTAGGAAAGTTCTTGTGATACGCTGGTAAGATCAATAACCTGTTATAATATCAAACCATACTAAAATATCTACGGAAGTCTCATTTCAAGAAACAAAGTTAGAATAGATTAAGAAATGGATTTCTTACAGGCAAATCATTACCAGAGTTGGCAATGAAAAGATTTGAAGTGTCAACTCCCAGAAGCATCCCATTCTCATCCTTCAACTGTGCATACAAACTTTTGGTGACAAACCCAACCTACTCTTTAAGCTATTATAGCACCAATACTATAACAACTCTACTACCTTTGCTAAAACCTCGATCAGTTCAGTGTATGTTATGTCATTGATAGAAGGCAAGTCATTAGCGGCCAATACAACCTgcaaagaaataattttttccagCTTGAAAGGCCAAAACAATTTATATACACGTCTCTTCTATCATAATATAGGATATATAATATAGGTTCATAAGTCGCCTAATTTCTGCACCACCGCAAGGGAATAAAATATGATTGCCAGGAATCGCTTTCCAATCAAGATAAAATCTTTACTTTACTTTCTTAGTAACAAGCCAAACACTTGATCGACAAGTAGTAAAATATCAAATCAGACCTTTACACCATGTCGTAAAAGCTCTCTTGCAAATGGCAATATACCTAAAACAACATCTGCACCAGAATTATCTACAAAGATTACAGCCTGTGCAATTGGAAAGCAAGTCAGAGAGAGTAAAATGTGCATAAAGGATGAGAGCAAACAATGGAAGAAAAAACCATTATAGGTCAATTAATCCCAGAAACTAACCTTTTTCCACGATTTTTGACCCCATTTTGATATGAAATTGTCCAAATCATCAATAACCCATGGTCGTGGGACAAGGTTCTGACAGCTAGCTTGAAAGGACATGCCATCCTTTGCAAACAACTCCGCTAGCTGCAATATTCAAGTGAGTTGACAAATTATGTAATGGCATTCAGAGGTTGAGCAATCAATCCAACCAGATAACTTAAAACGCAGACTGAGGAATTATTCCAACAGGATAAAGTAAATGCAGGCTGAGGAATTAATCCGACCATATAACTTAAATGGTAGTATGCTACCATTGTGCATGCTTCTAAGCTTGAAAACTGATCAGGCATGGATGCATCTAACTAAATAGAAATTTCAACAATTTCTGAAAGACAGCACGATTAAAAACACACCGGATCAGATTTCCAAACACGGACTACAACCCAGTCGGAAATTCAAATTGTGGCGAACGGTGTAGAAAGTTTAAATTTAACATGttgatgaaattttatttgaatcTTTCAGCATCAAATTCATATTACAGTGAGAAAATTAATCGATGATGTCAGTGAAGCGATGATGTCAGTGAAGCTCTAGAAATTTTCAGTTTCATCAGTGACAACCATCCACAGCAATCATGAGATAGAGGCTGTAATCTGATAGACCTacaacaaaaaaatttcaaaaactggGGAATCTATTGTTTCTCATAAAATGCAAAGCTAAATgaggaaataaattattctataAAAGCcaatcatataatcatgcaAGTCATCATATTCCAACAAAATGGTGCTTAATTCCTACAAATCCTAGCTGAGAGCCTGACATACCTGTGCTGAGCCAAGATCAAATATGTTACCAGCAAAGATTCCTCTAATCAAATTCTCAATACGCTTTGCTTCATCTTCTATGGCATCATTAAGATGAACAACATCTTTAAACAGGGTAATCGCCTTGGCATTCTCTTCATCCTATCAATGTAAAAAATTGATCTTGTTCCACCCATTGTTAAGCAGAAGTAAAACAAAGAAGGAAGCAAACATGAAGCTCAACTAAGAATTGCTTCATCAAATCCAGAGAAGTTGACACTGTGTATAGGTGCTATCATGTAAATGGTCAATATTTAATAAAGATCActcttgtaatttttttaaaaatggatAACCCCAGTCCGAAGTAATATTCAAATGTTGGACTTGGGTAACAGGTTGAATCATTTGCAATCCACGGTTTCaaatttaaaaactcaaatacATCTTCTACTTATTGACACTATAATTATACAAATCACAATGGATTTCATATAATTGTAATGTTAcaaagatttgaaattcattatgATTAGTATAATTGTACATGAATAAGTAGGGAGAGGATTTAAATTTCATTTGAATCAATCAATTTCAAATACTTCCATCCAAACACAACCAAAGTGAATATGTCCCTCATTGACAAAATTGCTTTTCTCAATCCCTACTAAGTTTATTAGCAGCATCAAACTCAAAATCTCAAGGTCTAAAGGAATGAAGCTGGTGTTGGTATTGACTGAAACGAACGTGTGAG encodes:
- the LOC142544879 gene encoding tetraketide alpha-pyrone reductase 1-like, translating into MPEVKGKVCVTGAAGFLASWLIKRLLLSDYHVIGTVRDPGDEKKAGHLWKLDGAKERLCLVRGDLMIEGSFDEAIMGCVGVFHTASPVLGHPSDPEAEILKPAIDGTLNVLRSCKRNPSLRRVVLTSSSSTVRTREDFDPDVPLDESSWSSVDLCEKHKVWYAISKTLAEKAAWEFCENNKINLVTVLPSFVIGPCLPPVLCSTSADVLGLLRGESEKFQWYGRMGYVHIDDVASSHIVVFENENAKGRYLCSSAVLDNNELASILSARYPALPIPKRFEKLDRPYYDFNVSKLKGLGVKFRSIQEMFDDCVESLIQQGHLTSVSTHSS
- the LOC142547121 gene encoding damage-control phosphatase At2g17340-like, which gives rise to MEKSGEMVALPVLLEQNYRSCTIPYRFPSDNPKKTTPTELSWINLFANSIPSFRNRAQSDDSVPDAPAKAEKFAQRYKEILEDLKKDPESHGGPPDCILLCQLRELVLREVGFRDIFKKVKDEENAKAITLFKDVVHLNDAIEDEAKRIENLIRGIFAGNIFDLGSAQLAELFAKDGMSFQASCQNLVPRPWVIDDLDNFISKWGQKSWKKAVIFVDNSGADVVLGILPFARELLRHGVKVVLAANDLPSINDITYTELIEVLAKLKDENGMLLGVDTSNLFIANSGNDLPVIDLTSVSQELSYLASDADLVILEGMGRGIETNLYAQFKCDSLKIAMVKHPEVAEFLGGRLYDCVIKFNQYLA
- the LOC142544880 gene encoding uncharacterized protein LOC142544880, which encodes MMSCRSVFKMMQQGSQSLPVSEPGLQDRPGIRRRLLSLSLNLKIQPSPPAAAAWAFRRSKSLSSLGENAGDSIRKWWDWGWGWILSRKPAFAADLEMNAEETATLGFQNKGSWRHVFFKVTSQLRRKLSRSDDVGLPQTMRYS